From Armatimonadota bacterium:
ATGGCGACGCCGGTATGGTGATGACGAACTCAGATGAGGTTGCGGACAGAGTCAAGCTGCTGCGGGACAATGGTCGCACGACGTGGTATGAACATGCGATTATCGGGTATAACTCAAGACTGGATGGCATGCAGGCAGCCATACTGAGAGTGAAGCTCAAATATCTGGATAAATGGGTCGAAGCAAGGCGCGCGCATGCAAAGGCATATCGGGAACTGCTCTCGGACGTTGAAGGGCTTGTCTTACCGACTGAGAAGCCCTACGCTCAGCACTCATATTATGTATATGTAGTGCGCGCGGCAAACAGAGATGCGTTCATGGCCAAGCTTAAAGAGAATGGTATCGGTTGTGGTATACACTATCCGCTGCCTTTGCATCTTCAGCCTGCATTCAGCTCCCTTGGCGGCAAGGTGGGTGACAACCCCGTAGCCGAGAATTATGCAAAGCATATTGTGTCGATTCCGATGTTTCCGGAGCTTACGCCCGAGCAGGTGGCGGAAGCCGCTGAAGTAATCAAGCAAGCTGTCTAATACCAACTAAATAACAAATATAAATTACTCAATACTAAATGAAAAGTCCGCCGTAGAGCGGAGCTATTATCTGGCAGGATGATGAAAAGGAGAGGGAGTATCGTTATGGCAACGGTGGAGGGCGCCGCTGCAAAGGAGAATGGCACGCGGGTATACAGCGTGAGAAAAATCAGGCAGTATAAATCAAAACGCATATTGGACCTGATTGCCGCGTCTGTAGGTCTTGTGTTGGCAGCACCCCTGGCAGCCATCATAGCTTTGTTCATCAAGGTTTCCAGCCCCGGCCCGGTTTTGTTCAAGCAGACCAGGATCGGCAGGGGAGGGGAGAAATTCACGTTCTACAAGTTCCGCAGTATGCGTGTGGGCAACGATGACAGCTCACATCGCAAGTATATGAAGTTCTTCATAGAAGGAAATGAGGAAGGGCTTAAAAACTTCCACCAGCGCGGAAAAAAGATATATAAAATGACTTGCGACGACCGGGTCACGATGGTGGGCAGGTTCCTCAGGCGCACCAGTCTTGACGAACTGCCGCAACTGTTGAATGTGCTCAAGGGCGACATGAGCATGGTCGGCCCGAGGCCGCACATACCCTATGAAGTGGACCTGTACCAGGATTGGCACCGCCGCCGCCTGCAGGGTCTGCCGGGAATTACGGGCTGGTGGCAGATCCATGGACGAAGCAGGGTCACCTTCGACGAGAGCGTGAAGATGGATATCTGGTATCTGGAGCATCAGTCGGTAATACTCGACATAAGGATTATGCTTCGCACCATCACCAAGGCTATCGTCGGACGAGGAGCCTGTTAAAACAAAAATTCTTCTGGCAGGGAAATAATGAACATCAAAGTAGGCGTTGTTGGGGCGGGCTACTGGGGTCCCAATATCATTAGAAACTTCAATCAGATCCCCACTTGCGAGATGGCAATCTGCTGCGATAAGGACGAAAAACGCCTTGCGCACATGAGCCGCCTATATCCGAATGTAAAGACCACTACAAGTTTCGACGACTTGATTAATGATCCGACTATAGACGCTGTGGCCGTATGCACACATGTGTCGGCGCACTATCCGCTCGCAAAAAAAGCATTGGAGGCGGGTAAGCACGTTCTTGTCGAAAAGCCTTTGACTGCCAAAGTCAGTGAGGCTCAGGAACTGGTCGATCTGGCAAAGAAAAACGGCAGAGTCCTGATGGTGGACCACACGTTTGAGTATACCGCCGGTGTCAACAAGATGAAAGAAGTCATTGAGAGCGGCATACTGGGCGATGTGCTCTATGTTCACTGCGCAAGGCTTAACCTCGGCATTTTCCAGCGCGACATCAATGTAGTGTGGGACCTTGCTCCGCACGATCTTTCGGTGATCTTGTATGCTACGGGTCTCAAGCCCAAGACTGTGAGAACTGTCGGCATGAAGCTTCTGCATCCAAAGGTCGAGGATGCTGCGTTTGTGACGTTGAAATGCGAAAACAATGCGAGCGCCGTTATTCATGTCAGTTGGGTCGACCCGCGCAAGGTGCGTTCGGTGAGCGTAGTCGGCACCAAGCAGATGCTGGTATATGACGATCTCGACCCTTTAGCGAAGATACAAATCTATGATAAAGGCGTGGACAACCCGCCGCACTATGATACGTTCGGTGAGTTTCTGTGTTCATATCACTACGGAGATATTCATATTCCCCGCCTGCAGGAGCAGGAGCCTCTTTCCGTTATGTGCAAGCACTTTTTGGAGTGCTGCGAAACGGGCAAAAAGCCGCGCAGTTCAGGCGAGAGTGGACTGAATATGGTCAAGATTCTCGCGGCATCGGATGAGTCCATCGCCAACGGTGGAATGGAGATATCCATCTGATTTATTATCTAGTATTTTATATTGATTATTTTCTAATCCCTCCGGGCATCTAGCCTGGAGGGATTTTCTGTTTCTCTCAGGCTCGATTCCATCTCAACCAGCCTCAGTTCTTTCACCCTCTCACGCCTGCCGGTGTCTTTGAACCCAACTGAGCTCCAGAACGCGAGCGCCGGTTCGTTGTTGACGTAGACATTAGCGATGATAGTCTTGTGTCTGCCGAGTGACCGGCAGTGCTCCTTCACCTTCTCCACGGCCAGATGTCCGAATTTGCGCCTGCGGTGGAGTGGACGGATATAGAACTCATCGATGCGGTAGCTCAGGCAGATATCGCGCATAAAGCAAAAACCTATAGGTTCGTGGTCGTAGAGGATCAGAAACGGCACGCAGTGATCGTCTTGCCAGAAGTGGTCGAAACAGGGGTAGTGATATGCTCCGCCGCGGCGTTTCTCGTGGTCGTATTCAGACAGCTCGTGAGCGTATTCCTGATACATTTTCCAGAGCTTTTCTTTGCTCTCCTCGGGTGCTACTACGATTTCGATCATGGCCGATCTACTCCTTTCGCACTTGATGGAGTACTACCCGCTTACACATTCCGACCCGCTATTCCTCCGTCTTCCGGCAGACGGCGCTAGTGCTCATGTAACAAGTCACCATTACAGGAACATTAGGCTCAAAACTTGCTGAATTGTGCTGATAACGCAGCAAACTAACTGTATGTAACATGGTTGCGGTCCCGCTGATGAATGAAGCAAGCTTTTAATAAGTGCTTGTGCAAAAAAGGAAGGATTGCATCAGCTTGCGAAAGAATGCTGTTATGGATGGGGACATAGGCTCTCATCCGTCGTGTCTGAATTTCCAGCTTAAGGAGAAAACATACAGTGATCAGAAAGTGCTTTTTTTGTATCGCCATGCTGATGCCGATCGGCGCATGTTGCGCCCAGTCGATCCCTCGGCCTGAGTATCCAGTTCCACAGATGAGGAGAGCCGAATGGATGAACCTCAACGGGACATGGGAGTTTGCTGAGACCGATGATAACGCTGCTGTATTTCTTGATGAGCAGCCATATCCCGACAAGATAATCGTTCCGTTTTGCCGCGAGAGTAAGCTTTCGGGGCTGGCACGCAAGGGCTTTATTAACAATGTGTGGTATCGCAGGACTTTTGAGCTGCCGTCGGGCTGGAAGTCGCCGCGCACGCTGCTTCATATAGGCGCAAGCGATTACAGGACCGGTGTCTGGATAAATGGGCAACCTGTAGGTGAGCATATAGGTGGAAGCGCGCCATTTGCGTTTGACATAACTCGTTTCCTCAACAAAGGCAAGAATACTGTGGTTATTCATGCCTTTGATGATACTCGCAGTGGACTGCAGCCCTTGGGCAAGCAGGCGTCATCACTGGAAAGCCAGGGCTGCGTATATACCAGGACTACCGGAATCTGGCAGAGCGTATGGCTCGAGGGCGTCGGCTCCTCATATATCAAAGATTTCAAATTGGAGTCCGACCCGGACAACTCCAGAGCATTGATTCAGGCCGAGATTGACGGACTGAGCAAGGGCATGAAGCTCAAGGTCGACGCATACGCCGGAGGTAAGCTCGTGGGCAGCGCGACTACTACGGCCGATTGGCGAGACAATTATTTGGTGCTCAATCTTGCCAAGAAGCATCTGTGGTCCATTGAGGACCCATTTCTGTATGATTTGAAGTTTACTCTTCTGCGCGGCAAAGATGTGGTCGACAAGCTGGATTCGTATTTCGGACTGCGAAAGGTTTCAATACAGGGCGCAGCCATTCTTATTAACGACAGACCGGTGTTCCAGAGAACTGTTCTGGATCAGGGTTTCTATCCCGACGGAATCTGGACCGCTCCGACTGATGAGGCTCTGCGTCATGATATCGAGATGTCGCAGGCGGCCGGATTTAACGGCGCAAGGCTCCATCAGAAGGTCTTCGATCCCAGATATCACTACTGGGCCGATAAGCTGGGCTACATAACATGGGGTGAGTTCCCTTGTTGGGGCCTTAACTACTCCAAGCCGGAGATCAATTTGAACGTAGTTGACGAGTGGGTGCAGGTTGTCCGCCGCGACCGCAACCATCCTTCGATAGTCGGCTGGTGTCCGTTCAACGAAAGCCCTGGCGATGCGGTTCCTCTTCAAAACAGTGTGGTAAACATTACTCGTGCAATAGACCCCTCGCGCCCGGTTATAGATTCCAGCGGCTGGTCGCATGGTCTGACTGACCCCGAGGTCCTTGACGCCCATGACTATGATCAGAACCCGGATACATTCAGGGGACGCTGGGTCGATGCGTTTGCGGGTGAGAACGGTGGTTTGCCGAAGCGCTATGGAACTTCAAAACTCAGAGCCAGGCTGCCTTTCTTTGTAAGCGAATATGGAGGCATCGGCTGGGAACTAGCCGGAGGCGGCTGGGGATACGGACAGGCTCCCAAAGATTTGGAAGAGTTCTACACCAGATATAAAGGCCTGACGGACGCATTGCTGGACAGCACGCACTTCGGGTTCTGCTATACGCAGCTCACCGATGTCGAGCAGGAGCATAATGGTATCTACACGTATGATCGCAAGCCCAAGTTCGATATAGCCAGGATCAAGCGGATAAACGCACGCAAGGCCAACTACGAGAAAAATCCGCCGATCAATGTCTCTGAGAAGACGGTGGATGATGACTGGGACATACTGGTGGGGGCATTTCAGGACGGCAATATGGCAAAAGCATGGCGCTACAGCTTTGATAAGCCTGCTGATAATTGGATGAATCCTGGTTTTGATGATAATGCATGGCAAGTAGGCCAAGGAGCATTCGGCAGGAAAGACAAGTGGGAGCTCTATATCGGCACGCCATGGACAAGCAAAGACATCTGGCTTCGACAGGCTTTTGATGTCAGCGACGCCAATATCAAAGATGCCATGCTCGCGATCCATTATGATGATGACACTCAAGTATATCTCAACGGTGAGTGCGTCTGGCAGGCCAAGGGATGGAGCGACGGCTATATCGGGATAAACGTTGCCTCTGCCGTCAAGAAAGCACTCAGGTCCGGCAAGAATGTGATTGCTGTTCACTGCTGGCAGAACTGGGGCGGTCAGTTTATAGACCTGGCACTGCTTGCAAAAGACAAGTAACAGGTAACAAACACCAGGCAATAGAAAATATATAATTTCTGTTGGTCCGGGATTTAATCCCGGACCTATGTATGTGGGACTTAAGTCCCAGGGGTCAGTCGTATGATAACCAATCGTGACAGGTTCAAACGTGTTCTGGATTTTCAACCTGTCGACCGTTTGCCAATGGTCGAATGGGCGACATGGTGGGATAAGACAATCGACAGGTGGCATGGTGAGGGTCTGCCTGCCGAGTTGCGCGACGGCGGCGACATTCACGCTTACTTTGGGCTGGATCCTCATCAGCAGTATTGGATTTTTACATGCGGACCGGATTGCCCGCAGCCCTCAGGCCATGGCATGCCTATAATAAATGACCGCGACGATTACCTTCGGATCAAGCCGTTTCTGTATCCCGAGAATGCTTTTGACCGTGATGTGGTCAGAAGCTGGGCAGAGCGGCAAAAGCGCGGCGAACTGGCTGTATGGATTACTCTGGAAGGTTTCTTCTGGTTTCCGCGCGTGCTTTTCGGGATCGAACCGCACCTGTATGCCTTTTACGACCAGCCGGATCTTATGAAGCAGATCAACGAGGACTTGTTGGCTTATCAGATTAGAGTGATTGAGCAGTTCTGCGAGATATGCACGCCGGACTTCATGACATTTGCTGAGGATATGTCGTATAACCATGGCCCGATGCTCTCACATGACCAGTTCGAAGAGTTTATGGCTCCATACTATCGACGAGTCGTACCCATGCTTCTGGAGCGAGAGATTGTGCCGTTTGTGGATACCGATGGCGACGTGACTGTCCCGGCGGAATGGTTTACAAGCGTAGGTGTGCGCGGTCTGCTGCCTCTTGAGAGGATGGCCGGGGTGGATGTCGCCCAGCTCAGAATTGATCACCCGATGCTGAATATGATCGGCGCGTATGACAAGACTATAATGCATCTGGGTGAGGGCAGGATCAGGCAGGAGTTTGACCGGCTGCTGCCTGTGATGCGGCAGGGAGGGTTCATACCCTCTGTAGACCATCAGACTCCGCCGGAGGTTTCGCTGGAAGACTATCGAACTTATCTGCGCGTTCTGAAGGAGTATTGCATCAAGGCGTGTGAGTAGTAATAAGTATGGATAAAGATACAGCAAAGTAATAATTGAGAGATACGCCAAAGCGCTGGCAGATACGCAAGGTGTGGTCGGAGGAGTCCCTGAATCGAAACTACCACCATGGTCAAGGATGCCGCCGGAGAGCGTGGACGCATATCATAAGATGAGGCAGTTCTCCTTGAACAGGAGCTTTACGAATATATGGCAACCGTATCTCGCTAGCCGACAATCCGGGAGAGAGCATGATAGACATAGAACAGATTAGAGATACAATCCCGCATCGCTATCCGTTTCTGCTGGTGGACCGCATTATAGAGGTCAACGAAGAGGGCACTGCTTGTACCGGGATAAAGAATATTACCGCAAATGAAAAGATACTTCAGGGTCATATGCCCGGCCAGGCTATCTTTCCGGGGGCGTTACTGGTCGAGCATATGGCCCAGGTCGGCTGCTATCTGCTGTTGAATAAGCCTGAGGTCGAAAACAAGCTGGCTATGTTTGCTGCGATAGATGACGTCCGATTCAAGCGCAATGCGGTGCCGGGAGACAAGGTCGTTACTAAGGTCGAGCTGCTCTCCGGCAGGCGCGGCATATGGAAGATCAAAGCCGAGTCACGCGTTGAAGGCGAACTCGTCTGTCGTGGTATATTAACCTGCGCACTGGTGGACTATTAGTTAGCCTGCTCCCCTCCCGAAGCGGGATGGGAAAGTCGTCTCCCTACTTGGAACTTGAGCGGAAGAAGAAGGGTTTTTATGTCTCCCCGCCTAATATCCACAGTGTAAGCAGTTCATCTTCTTGGCTACTAACTCTTTGACATATGCGAGGAACAAAAATGGCACGAATCTACAATTTCAATGCGGGACCTGCGGCGCTGCCGCTGCCGGTTCTTGAAAAGGCGCAGAGCGAGCTTCTGGATATCGCGGGCAGCGGCATGTCCGTGATGGAGATGAGCCACCGCAGTAAAGAGTTCAAGGAGATCATCGAATCTGCAGAGGCGGGCGTTCGCAAGCTGATGGGCGTCTCTGACGACTATGCTGTGCTCTTTATGCAGGGTGGGGCAAGTCTGCAGTTCGCGATGATACCCATGAACCTTCGCGCACCGGGCAAGAGCGCTGATTATGTCGATACCGGAAGTTGGGCTTCAAAGGCAATAAAAGAAGCCAAAGTCGGTGACGGCGCTTGCAATGTGGTCTGGTCCGGCAAGGAAGAAAAATATATGCGCGCTCCAAAACCCGAGGAGCTGAAGTTCAGCGCGGATGCCCAGTACGTTCACATATGCTCGAATGAGACCATCGGCGGCATACGTTATCCTGTCTTTCCTAAGACCGACGCGCCGCTCATTGCCGACATGTCCAGCGAGATCATGAGCCGGGTTATAGATGTTAATCAGTTTGGAATGATCTATGCGGGTGCTCAGAAAAATATCGGACCGTCCGGCCTCGCGCTGGTTATTATTCGCAGAGACCTGATCGAGCGCACTCCCGACAGTGTGCCTATTATCCTGCGATACAAGACTCATGCCGAAGAGGGCAGCCTTTACAATACGCCTAACACCTGGGGCATATATATAGTCAAGCTCATTACCGACTGGGTTGCCTCGATAGGTGGGATAGCCGCTCTTCAGAAGACCAACGAGCAGAAGGCTGGTAAGCTCTATTCGCTGCTTGATTCCAGCAACTTCTGGACCGCTCCGACAGACAAAGCCAGCCGCTCGATCATGAACGTGGTCTGGAGACTGCCGAGCGAGGAGCTTGAAGAGAAGTTTGTGAGCGAAGCAAAGAAGGCGGGCATGATCGGTCTTAAGGGTCACCGCTCGGTCGGCGGTATCCGCGCAAGCATCTATAACGCCGTCCCGATGGAGGCTATCGATGCCCTGGTAGACTTTATGAAGGACTTTGAGTCTGCAAACGGCTAAGCGGTGTTAGAAACAAGCTAGATAACATGATGGGCCGGAGAATCTTTCCCCGGCCCTGTTTATTTGCCAAAATCAGTTATGCTGATCTTAGAGTTTACTTTCGGAATCTTCGATATCCGACAATGCCGCCTAGACCGGCCAGAAGAGCCATTATGCTTGTCGGTTCGGGGACTGCCAGTTGTCCGGTGACAGAGGTAGTCTCCCATGCGCTGTTGGCGTCTTCCCTAACCTGAAGATCAGCGCCGAAATAAGTCTGATACGTGATCATCTCCTGGGCAAGAGCTGCAACGTCCGCAGCATCGGTCTCATCATACTTGGTTCCGCCGGTGTCGAGCGGATTGGCGTAGTTGTCGTTTGCCCACCAACTGCAACCTATTGTGCCTACCACACCGCTGACGTTGCTCGAATTTGTATATTCCGTCCAAAACGGGAACGTGGTCCCAGTTGTTATCTGCGACCAACTCGTGCTGTAAGCGGTTCCTTCCCAGTCGTAATTATAGCGAAACTGGACATTGCCACTGAGTGCGGCAATGGTTTTCCCTGGGATCCAGAATGTCCACAAAAGCATGCTGCCGTTGTCTCCGGTGCTGTAGACTATGGCCTCTTGCGCATTGAAGATCGTTGTCCCCGGGTGTGCGCCGCCGCCCATGTTTGTGTATGTGCCGTTTGCTGCCGCGGCAAATGCGCTCGGCGTCCAAGCAGAAAACAGGGTTGAATTCCACCCATCGGGACCGGTGTCTATATACATATGGACATCCACTGCCTGTGCAGCTGCGACTGTGACCAGAAGCAGGACGCAAATGCACACTACTACGCTGATCTTTTTCATAACTTCTCCTCCTTTAGTGTGTGTGGCATCTTCTGTTTGATCGCCGGATAATATATAAGCCCGGTCGTCAACAGAAACGTTACGTATTGTAGCTGCAAATCATTGTAAAGTCAACACATGAAGCAAAATCAGGTAATAATACCGAAAATGATGTTACAGCATGTTAGATATAATTGCATACATTAGACGTAAATGCGAACGGTTGGGTATAGAAAATGCCGAGAATCTTTCGACTCCCGGCACTGTTATTAATGGTAATGTTTCCCGACGAACATGGGACCCTATATGTGGCATGTTTACTTTCGGAATCTTCGATATCCGGCAATGCTGCCGATGCCGACCAGGAGCGCCATTATACTTGTCGGCTCGGGGGTGGCCACATACCCGGTCAGTGTTTGTGACTGCCATGCGCTTTCAGACGAGTCTCGGACCTGTAGCTCGGCTGCGGAATATCCATTGCAGGCTACCATTTGAGCGGCAACAGTGGCTATGTCTGCTGCGTCCGTTTCGTCATATGGTGTTCCACCAGTATCAAATGGAGCAGCGCTGTCGTCAACGGCCCAATTAGCGCATCCAAAAGTTCCCACAACTCCTGTGCCATAGTTTATCATACTGGGGACAGTCGTACGCCAAGTTGTAGTAGCTTCTGTTCCGTCCCAATTGTAGGTATATCTATACTGGATGTTGCCCGTGAGATCAGTGACTGTTTTATCGGGAATCCAGAAAACCCACTGAACAAAATGACCCAGGTCTCCGGTGCTGTAGACTATTGACTCCAGCGGATCGAAGAGATTTGTTCCAGGGTGCGCACCGCTTCGCATATTGACGTATGTCCCGGCTGCAGCGGCAGCATATGCATCTGTCTTCCATGCTGCATATGCAGCAGATGCATTAGGGGCGGTGTCGATATAGAAGTTGACATTCATTGCCTGCGCCATAGTTCCTGCAATTAAAAGCATGGCACAAATACACGTTAGTACAAATACCTTTTTCATGACTTTTCTCCTCTTGATGTGTGTGCGGCTTGTTCTGCTTGCTCCTTAGGTGGCCCTCGGCCTAGGCGGACAAGCAAGATTGAAGCTGGCAAACTGTTAGTTCAATTGAACCGCAGTATTAATCCGAATAGTAAGACAATATCACTAAAATGTCAACTCAAATAATTAAAAACAGGTATTATTGCCGGCATTATATCATTGGCGTTTTCAGCATAATACACAATGGCTGGGAATACTCCGAATACCCACACCAAATTTAGGTGCATCCCTCAAAATTTATTAATGCTGCGTATGTTTATTTTGCGACTTTTCCCAACAAAAACATGGTCGAATATCGCGCTGGGCGGGTAATTATCTCCAAAGCGGGCATTGCGCGCGGCACATGGCACGTGCGGATTGGAGGTGATTTTCGATATGCGCCACTCGCGAATATACAACCGAGCCATGGTCCAAGTTACAGACCGTATGCAAACAGGCAACATGGCGACTTTTTGCATTTGGCCGAGTAAGAGGGTCCATGCTTGAGATTGGAACGGAGGAAAAGATGAACAAGACAACATATCTGATAGTGGTGATATTGCTGCTGTGCGCCGCTCCCATTTATGCTCAGCAGGCTTTCACCGATGTGCCCACCGATCACTGGGCATACGACGCAGTAAGGACACTCGTAGATGACGGGATTATACTCGGCTACCCGGACGGAACGTTCGGCGGCAAGAGAGCAATTACTCGCTATGAGTTCGCTGCCGCTATTGCACGCCTCGTTCAGTATATACCGCAGTTGG
This genomic window contains:
- a CDS encoding sugar transferase, with translation MATVEGAAAKENGTRVYSVRKIRQYKSKRILDLIAASVGLVLAAPLAAIIALFIKVSSPGPVLFKQTRIGRGGEKFTFYKFRSMRVGNDDSSHRKYMKFFIEGNEEGLKNFHQRGKKIYKMTCDDRVTMVGRFLRRTSLDELPQLLNVLKGDMSMVGPRPHIPYEVDLYQDWHRRRLQGLPGITGWWQIHGRSRVTFDESVKMDIWYLEHQSVILDIRIMLRTITKAIVGRGAC
- a CDS encoding Gfo/Idh/MocA family oxidoreductase — its product is MNIKVGVVGAGYWGPNIIRNFNQIPTCEMAICCDKDEKRLAHMSRLYPNVKTTTSFDDLINDPTIDAVAVCTHVSAHYPLAKKALEAGKHVLVEKPLTAKVSEAQELVDLAKKNGRVLMVDHTFEYTAGVNKMKEVIESGILGDVLYVHCARLNLGIFQRDINVVWDLAPHDLSVILYATGLKPKTVRTVGMKLLHPKVEDAAFVTLKCENNASAVIHVSWVDPRKVRSVSVVGTKQMLVYDDLDPLAKIQIYDKGVDNPPHYDTFGEFLCSYHYGDIHIPRLQEQEPLSVMCKHFLECCETGKKPRSSGESGLNMVKILAASDESIANGGMEISI
- a CDS encoding GNAT family N-acetyltransferase, which translates into the protein MIEIVVAPEESKEKLWKMYQEYAHELSEYDHEKRRGGAYHYPCFDHFWQDDHCVPFLILYDHEPIGFCFMRDICLSYRIDEFYIRPLHRRRKFGHLAVEKVKEHCRSLGRHKTIIANVYVNNEPALAFWSSVGFKDTGRRERVKELRLVEMESSLRETENPSRLDARRD
- a CDS encoding sugar-binding domain-containing protein; this translates as MNLNGTWEFAETDDNAAVFLDEQPYPDKIIVPFCRESKLSGLARKGFINNVWYRRTFELPSGWKSPRTLLHIGASDYRTGVWINGQPVGEHIGGSAPFAFDITRFLNKGKNTVVIHAFDDTRSGLQPLGKQASSLESQGCVYTRTTGIWQSVWLEGVGSSYIKDFKLESDPDNSRALIQAEIDGLSKGMKLKVDAYAGGKLVGSATTTADWRDNYLVLNLAKKHLWSIEDPFLYDLKFTLLRGKDVVDKLDSYFGLRKVSIQGAAILINDRPVFQRTVLDQGFYPDGIWTAPTDEALRHDIEMSQAAGFNGARLHQKVFDPRYHYWADKLGYITWGEFPCWGLNYSKPEINLNVVDEWVQVVRRDRNHPSIVGWCPFNESPGDAVPLQNSVVNITRAIDPSRPVIDSSGWSHGLTDPEVLDAHDYDQNPDTFRGRWVDAFAGENGGLPKRYGTSKLRARLPFFVSEYGGIGWELAGGGWGYGQAPKDLEEFYTRYKGLTDALLDSTHFGFCYTQLTDVEQEHNGIYTYDRKPKFDIARIKRINARKANYEKNPPINVSEKTVDDDWDILVGAFQDGNMAKAWRYSFDKPADNWMNPGFDDNAWQVGQGAFGRKDKWELYIGTPWTSKDIWLRQAFDVSDANIKDAMLAIHYDDDTQVYLNGECVWQAKGWSDGYIGINVASAVKKALRSGKNVIAVHCWQNWGGQFIDLALLAKDK
- a CDS encoding uroporphyrinogen decarboxylase family protein, with the protein product MITNRDRFKRVLDFQPVDRLPMVEWATWWDKTIDRWHGEGLPAELRDGGDIHAYFGLDPHQQYWIFTCGPDCPQPSGHGMPIINDRDDYLRIKPFLYPENAFDRDVVRSWAERQKRGELAVWITLEGFFWFPRVLFGIEPHLYAFYDQPDLMKQINEDLLAYQIRVIEQFCEICTPDFMTFAEDMSYNHGPMLSHDQFEEFMAPYYRRVVPMLLEREIVPFVDTDGDVTVPAEWFTSVGVRGLLPLERMAGVDVAQLRIDHPMLNMIGAYDKTIMHLGEGRIRQEFDRLLPVMRQGGFIPSVDHQTPPEVSLEDYRTYLRVLKEYCIKACE
- the fabZ gene encoding 3-hydroxyacyl-ACP dehydratase FabZ — translated: MIDIEQIRDTIPHRYPFLLVDRIIEVNEEGTACTGIKNITANEKILQGHMPGQAIFPGALLVEHMAQVGCYLLLNKPEVENKLAMFAAIDDVRFKRNAVPGDKVVTKVELLSGRRGIWKIKAESRVEGELVCRGILTCALVDY
- the serC gene encoding 3-phosphoserine/phosphohydroxythreonine transaminase, producing the protein MARIYNFNAGPAALPLPVLEKAQSELLDIAGSGMSVMEMSHRSKEFKEIIESAEAGVRKLMGVSDDYAVLFMQGGASLQFAMIPMNLRAPGKSADYVDTGSWASKAIKEAKVGDGACNVVWSGKEEKYMRAPKPEELKFSADAQYVHICSNETIGGIRYPVFPKTDAPLIADMSSEIMSRVIDVNQFGMIYAGAQKNIGPSGLALVIIRRDLIERTPDSVPIILRYKTHAEEGSLYNTPNTWGIYIVKLITDWVASIGGIAALQKTNEQKAGKLYSLLDSSNFWTAPTDKASRSIMNVVWRLPSEELEEKFVSEAKKAGMIGLKGHRSVGGIRASIYNAVPMEAIDALVDFMKDFESANG
- a CDS encoding PEP-CTERM sorting domain-containing protein — protein: MKKISVVVCICVLLLVTVAAAQAVDVHMYIDTGPDGWNSTLFSAWTPSAFAAAANGTYTNMGGGAHPGTTIFNAQEAIVYSTGDNGSMLLWTFWIPGKTIAALSGNVQFRYNYDWEGTAYSTSWSQITTGTTFPFWTEYTNSSNVSGVVGTIGCSWWANDNYANPLDTGGTKYDETDAADVAALAQEMITYQTYFGADLQVREDANSAWETTSVTGQLAVPEPTSIMALLAGLGGIVGYRRFRK
- a CDS encoding PEP-CTERM sorting domain-containing protein (PEP-CTERM proteins occur, often in large numbers, in the proteomes of bacteria that also encode an exosortase, a predicted intramembrane cysteine proteinase. The presence of a PEP-CTERM domain at a protein's C-terminus predicts cleavage within the sorting domain, followed by covalent anchoring to some some component of the (usually Gram-negative) cell surface. Many PEP-CTERM proteins exhibit an unusual sequence composition that includes large numbers of potential glycosylation sites. Expression of one such protein has been shown restore the ability of a bacterium to form floc, a type of biofilm.), translating into MKKVFVLTCICAMLLIAGTMAQAMNVNFYIDTAPNASAAYAAWKTDAYAAAAAGTYVNMRSGAHPGTNLFDPLESIVYSTGDLGHFVQWVFWIPDKTVTDLTGNIQYRYTYNWDGTEATTTWRTTVPSMINYGTGVVGTFGCANWAVDDSAAPFDTGGTPYDETDAADIATVAAQMVACNGYSAAELQVRDSSESAWQSQTLTGYVATPEPTSIMALLVGIGSIAGYRRFRK